AGCTACGTCGGAATGACGAGGCGCGTGAGCAACGCAGCAGATGTGCGGATATCGGCCGCCCCAGCCCCTTATCGGCCGCCCCTCCTCCGCCCCGGCCAGTTGTTGATGCTTTCACTGATCTGCCCCCACATCCCCCGCAGCAGTCCCAGTTCAGCGCGGTCCGGACGGGCGCGGCTGATCAGCTGCCGCAGGCGGGTCAGGGTGGCTCCGGGGCAGGCCGGGTTGGTGAACCCGATCCGATCGAGAACGTCATCCATCTGCGCGTAAACCGCCTGCAGTTCCCCCTCTTCCGGGAGATCCCTCTCCTCTCCGACCATTCCCGGCCGACGATGCAGTTCATAGAGCAGCACCATCACCGCCTGGGCGAGATTGAGAGAACCGACCTCTTCGCTGCTGGCGATCCGCACCCCGGCGCCGCAGCAGGCGATCTCGTCACCGGTGAGACCACAGTCCTCGCGGCCGAAAACCAGCGCCGCCCGGCCCCCTTCGGGAAGCGCGCCGACCAGCTCCGGCAGCCGGCTGCTGGGATGCAGAGTTCCCCGCAGCCGACCGGCGCGCCGGGTGGCGGCGACACTCAGGTGAACATCGGCCAGCGCCGCCGGCAGGTCCGGATAGCAGCGCGCCGAGCCGAGCAGGTGATTGCCGGCGACGGCAAACTTGCGTGCCTCGGGATGCAGGTACGGGCAGGGATTCACCAGGCGCAGGTCGGAAATGCCGAAATTGGCCATCGCCCGACAGACCATGCCGATATTGCCGGGATGCTGCGGCTCGACCAGCACAACGCTGAGAGACTGGGGAAGGGGAGTCAGCATGGGCGTTATCATAGTCTGACAGATGCCCGATCGCCAGCGCTTTTACGCCCCGGACATATCATTGATATTTTCGATATCTGTCATCGGTTTTATCTGTAATAACGATTGGACATTCCAGGCCGGATCCCGTTTAATCCTGACCTGGACATGAGAACCGAATTTAATCACCGAGGAGAACCTGATCCATGAAACGTCTTGTTTTTCTGCTGTTCATCCTGCTGCTCGGCGTCGGCAGCGCCTGGGGAAAAACCGTCTCGGGAGAGGTGGTCATGACCTTCGACCTCTCCGGACAGCCATCCGGCCGGGAAGCCAGGCTCTGGATTCCCTACCCGATTTCCGATGCCGACCAGTTGATCAGCGATATCCACTGGGAAGGGGATTACAGTGAGGCGGCCGTCTACACCGACCGGGAAAACAGCATCCCGATACTCTACGCGCGCTGGGCGGCAGACGCCGACAGCCGCCGGTTGACGCTCCGCTTCAGGGCCGAACGCAGGGAACAATTACACCGGGACATCCCCCGGGCAGACGTTCCCCTCGACCGGGCCGCCTTCAGCCGCTACCTCAGCGCCACCAGCATGGGGCCGATCGACGGTCCGGTCAAGGCTCTCGCCGACCAGATCGTTGCCGGGAAAAAGACCAACCTGGAAAAGGCCCGCGCCATCTATGACTGGACGGTGGACAACACCTTCCGCGACCCGAACACCCGCGGTTGCGGCCTCGGTAACGTGCCGCGCCTGCTTGACCGTCCCGGCGGCAAGTGCGCCGACATCAGTTCCATCTATGTCGCCCTGGCCCGTTCGGCCGGAGTTCCGGCCCGCGAAATTCTCGGCATTCGACTGGGGAAAAAGGATGGCCAGGACATCACCGGCTGGCAGCATTGCTGGGCCGAATTCTACCAGCCCGGTTACGGCTGGGTGCCGGTCGACCCGGCCGACGTACGCAAAGCGATGCTGAAACAGAACCTGAAGCTCGGTGATCCGCAGGTCGCCGAACTGCGCGAGTACTTCTGGGGCGGTGTCGATGCCTACCGTGTCCGCCTCTCCGAGGGGCGGGATATCGAACTCAACCCTCCTCAGCAGGGACCGGCCGTCAACTACCTGATGTATCCCTTCGCCCAGGTCGGCGGCAAAACCCTGGACTGGCTCGATCCGCAGACCTTCCGCTACCAGATCACCTACCGACAGTAAACCTGAATCCGAACCTAACAGGGGACGGGCCCCCACGGAGCCCGTCCCCTTCCTTCAACTGTCAGTTTTTCCCCCGTCCCTTCACCGGCATCAGCACCTCGCCGTTTCCCTTCCGGCCCTTGGCGTCGGTTGCCTTCCAGCTGATCCTGACCGGTTGGCCGATGGTCAGCAGTTCAGGATTTTTCGGATGAACCACCACCGCCATGCCGAAAACCGACTGAAAGTAGTCTCCCGCCACTTCGCGACCATCTTCGGTTGCCAGACGGAAACTCTCAAGCTTCATCGGTCGATCAAAGTTGACCAGCAGTTCGGCGGGATGATCTCCACCGCGGGAAAAATCGGCCAGCACCACCAGCGGACGAGGAGACCCGGGCTCGATGACGCGACCGGTCGGAACGTCAAAACCATCGGCCGGCATCCCCGGCCAGGGAGAGCCGTTCAACGTCAGCACGACCTGCTTGACCCCGGGGAAACGCCCGGCGGTCTCGACCAGGACCGCGGCCATGATCTCCGGGTCGGCATCCGCGCCCGCCGGCAAGGTCAGGTTGATTTCCCGCTTGCCGGCCACCCGATTGGCCGTGACCGCGCGACTGCCCGAAGGGAACGGGTTGAAGAGCCCGCTCTGCTTCGGCAACCGCAGGTTCTCACCGGTCAACTGGTCGAGCAGCAGCTGCAGTTGACCATCCTCGCGATAAAAGAACAGGGGGAACGGTGCCAGGCTGCCGGAACCATCGTTGCGGGGCAGAAACCCGACCCGCACCCAGGCGGTCCCGGCCCTCGGGGTCGGCGGGGAACCAAAATACTGCCGGTAGGCATCATCGGCGATCACTTTCCCCGGGGAAGGTTGATCGGCGTTTTTTTCCTCTTTCCGATCACAGCCGGCAACCAGGGGAAGAAGCAGCAACAGCAGGAGCAGAGATCTCATCGGGTATCCTTTCGAGTTTCTGTTTATCCTGAATCCGCGCTTCCCTTGTCAGCAGACAGCGCAAGTCACGGATTCGGGTTTATTTTATCACGCGACAAGGCAATCACCGCGCCGGGATATCGAATCTTTGTTCGCACTCCTCTTCCCGGCACAAGATCCGTCGCTCTCCGGCAAGTCCTGAACAAGGCTCCGCTGTACGGCGATTATCCTATCATTTCTTAGGATGTTTCAAATTGTCTGTGAAAACGGTCATTTATAATTTTATACTTGTTTTTTTGGACAGTTACCGGCATTTTGAAATAGGAGTGTCGTTTTTGTTCCGATCATGGGGGGACCATGGAACCACTACGCGTCTTCATCATCGAACCCGCCGAAAGTATGCGAGAATCCCTCGCCCTGTTCGTACGCAATCTCGGCTATGAGGCCATTGCCTGCTCTTCTCCGGCCGTCTTCCCGTGCATTGACAACAGTCATTGCGAGACAGACAAGATCTGCGGCGACGCATTGATCGTCGGCCAGCATCTGCCCCAGCAGGCCGGCCTCGACTTTATTGCCCAACGCCTCGCCGGTCCCTGCCGCGGACTGGTAAAAAACATAACCCTCATCTGCCTCCCCTGGTCGATCGGCGATCAGCAACGGGCCGAAAGACTCGGCTGCCGCTGGCTCGAAACCCCGCTCGACCTCGGAGAATTGCGCGCCTGGCTGGCCACGATCGCCGAGAACCTCCCGGCCGACCGAAAACTGGTGCCGCTTACGGAACTGCTCGTTGACCGGGAAGACCGCCTGCCGGCTTAAGATATCTCCCGCGGTGCCCGCTGTCGTGGTAAAATTCGTCATCGATTCCACCCTTGGACAACCGGAGCCATTCATGAGCACTCCCGACGCCAATGAACTGCTGCCGCGACTGCTGGCGAGCAATGCCCTGCGCGCCAATCTCAGCAAACACATGACCCTGAACAAAATGGCGGATTCAAAGGCGGCGATGATCCTCACTGCGGCCTCCCTGGTCACCACCATCGCCCTGACCCGGATGCAGGATCTGCCGCTGGCGACAGTACTGATCCTGGCAGTGGCCGGCATCCTGGCGGTGATCTTTTCGATTCTCGCCATCATCCCCCCACTGCATGCCACCGGACAAACCAATTTCTTCTATTTCCGCTCCTTCGTCGAACTCGAAGAAGAAGAATTCATCGCCGGCTTCAAGCAACTGTTGACCGACAAGGAAAAACTCTACGACGCCTACCTGCATGAACTCTACTATCTCGGCAAGCACCGCCTGACCCGCAAGTACCTGCTGGTACGCAATGGTCTCTGCAG
The Geothermobacter hydrogeniphilus genome window above contains:
- a CDS encoding transglutaminase-like domain-containing protein codes for the protein MKRLVFLLFILLLGVGSAWGKTVSGEVVMTFDLSGQPSGREARLWIPYPISDADQLISDIHWEGDYSEAAVYTDRENSIPILYARWAADADSRRLTLRFRAERREQLHRDIPRADVPLDRAAFSRYLSATSMGPIDGPVKALADQIVAGKKTNLEKARAIYDWTVDNTFRDPNTRGCGLGNVPRLLDRPGGKCADISSIYVALARSAGVPAREILGIRLGKKDGQDITGWQHCWAEFYQPGYGWVPVDPADVRKAMLKQNLKLGDPQVAELREYFWGGVDAYRVRLSEGRDIELNPPQQGPAVNYLMYPFAQVGGKTLDWLDPQTFRYQITYRQ
- a CDS encoding Pycsar system effector family protein; this translates as MSTPDANELLPRLLASNALRANLSKHMTLNKMADSKAAMILTAASLVTTIALTRMQDLPLATVLILAVAGILAVIFSILAIIPPLHATGQTNFFYFRSFVELEEEEFIAGFKQLLTDKEKLYDAYLHELYYLGKHRLTRKYLLVRNGLCSLLAGLVLAVISVFLPLGGGG
- a CDS encoding RNA methyltransferase, with protein sequence MLTPLPQSLSVVLVEPQHPGNIGMVCRAMANFGISDLRLVNPCPYLHPEARKFAVAGNHLLGSARCYPDLPAALADVHLSVAATRRAGRLRGTLHPSSRLPELVGALPEGGRAALVFGREDCGLTGDEIACCGAGVRIASSEEVGSLNLAQAVMVLLYELHRRPGMVGEERDLPEEGELQAVYAQMDDVLDRIGFTNPACPGATLTRLRQLISRARPDRAELGLLRGMWGQISESINNWPGRRRGGR
- a CDS encoding GerMN domain-containing protein, with the protein product MRSLLLLLLLLPLVAGCDRKEEKNADQPSPGKVIADDAYRQYFGSPPTPRAGTAWVRVGFLPRNDGSGSLAPFPLFFYREDGQLQLLLDQLTGENLRLPKQSGLFNPFPSGSRAVTANRVAGKREINLTLPAGADADPEIMAAVLVETAGRFPGVKQVVLTLNGSPWPGMPADGFDVPTGRVIEPGSPRPLVVLADFSRGGDHPAELLVNFDRPMKLESFRLATEDGREVAGDYFQSVFGMAVVVHPKNPELLTIGQPVRISWKATDAKGRKGNGEVLMPVKGRGKN